Proteins from a single region of Geothrix sp. PMB-07:
- a CDS encoding ABC-F family ATP-binding cassette domain-containing protein has translation MLASLNHVDLRFGPQEVLKDATWAIQEGECWGVIGRNGAGKSTVFKLLLGQLEADSGTVVRPTKERGIRMGHYAQDLVPETDGSVLEEALAAFGDVERLQHEMRELEHRMSEPGVALDDVMERYQRVTEAFEHLDGFSIRARAESILQSLGFSAADFERPVETLSGGQKSRVMLAKAILQGLDLLLLDEPTNHLDLPSLRWLEDFIQGTDATVAVISHDRYFLDKIATEILELELGRSRVYEGNYSEFMEKKEQELELLERHYEQQQAYIKNQEEYIRRNIAGQNTKQARGRRTHLAKLDRIQKPLRDGRKVKFTFPETQRGGDVALVLEKASVGWGGKPLYEPLEQLQIKRGQKVGIVGLNGTGKSTLLKAIAEEIPFITGQARLGSQVKLGYFDQHHKNLDPRNTVFQQIHGVNPQALKQDVLGFLAKFQFRGDEVDKPVTALSGGERARLSIATLIRQGVNLLLLDEPTNHMDIPSMEAMEDTILSFTGAAIVVTHDRYLLGRVADSLLRIHEGKAEFREGGYEDHQAWVDLDLGAEDEAGSAEPEAPAKKPASPQAKPSSAVKPQSQPPVKPVAIDKDKQRAIKRYEKQVAEAEAKVTELEAKLAAIQQEMAAMDPADWQAFSAKLDAQKALEADLAYAMSDWEAAQGALEEAQR, from the coding sequence ATGCTCGCATCCCTGAACCACGTGGATCTTCGATTCGGCCCCCAAGAGGTGCTGAAGGACGCCACCTGGGCCATCCAGGAGGGCGAGTGCTGGGGTGTCATTGGCCGCAACGGCGCGGGCAAGAGTACGGTGTTCAAGCTGCTTCTGGGCCAACTGGAAGCCGACAGCGGCACCGTGGTGCGGCCCACCAAGGAACGCGGCATTCGCATGGGCCACTACGCCCAGGATCTCGTTCCTGAAACCGATGGCAGCGTGCTGGAAGAAGCCCTGGCGGCCTTCGGCGATGTGGAGCGCTTGCAGCACGAGATGCGCGAACTGGAACACCGCATGAGCGAGCCTGGCGTCGCGCTCGATGACGTCATGGAGCGCTACCAGAGGGTCACGGAAGCCTTCGAGCACCTGGATGGCTTCAGCATCCGCGCGCGGGCCGAGAGCATTCTTCAATCCCTCGGTTTCAGCGCCGCCGACTTCGAGCGTCCCGTGGAAACCCTGTCCGGCGGGCAGAAGAGCCGCGTGATGCTGGCCAAGGCCATCCTCCAGGGCCTGGATCTGCTGCTGCTCGATGAACCCACGAACCACCTGGATCTGCCCAGCCTGCGCTGGCTGGAGGATTTCATCCAGGGCACCGATGCCACGGTGGCCGTCATCAGCCATGACCGCTACTTCCTGGATAAGATCGCCACCGAAATTCTGGAGCTGGAGCTAGGCCGTTCGCGGGTCTACGAGGGCAACTACTCCGAATTCATGGAGAAGAAGGAACAGGAGCTGGAACTGCTGGAGCGCCACTACGAGCAGCAGCAGGCCTACATCAAGAACCAGGAAGAATACATCCGCCGCAACATCGCCGGGCAGAACACCAAGCAGGCCCGCGGCCGCCGCACGCATCTCGCCAAGTTGGATCGCATCCAGAAACCCCTGCGCGACGGCCGCAAGGTGAAGTTCACGTTCCCGGAAACCCAGCGCGGCGGCGACGTGGCCCTGGTGCTGGAAAAGGCCAGCGTGGGCTGGGGTGGGAAGCCGCTCTACGAACCGTTGGAACAGCTGCAGATCAAGCGCGGGCAGAAGGTGGGCATCGTGGGCCTGAACGGTACGGGCAAGTCCACCCTGCTGAAAGCCATCGCAGAGGAGATCCCATTCATCACCGGCCAGGCACGGCTGGGCAGCCAGGTGAAACTGGGCTATTTCGATCAGCACCACAAGAACCTCGATCCCCGCAACACGGTCTTCCAGCAGATCCACGGCGTGAATCCGCAAGCCCTGAAGCAGGATGTGCTGGGCTTCCTGGCCAAATTCCAGTTCCGTGGCGATGAGGTGGACAAACCCGTCACGGCGCTCTCTGGCGGTGAGCGCGCGCGCCTCAGCATCGCCACGCTCATCCGTCAGGGCGTGAATCTGCTGCTGTTGGACGAGCCCACCAACCACATGGACATCCCCAGCATGGAGGCGATGGAGGACACCATCCTCAGCTTCACCGGGGCGGCCATCGTGGTGACCCACGACCGCTACCTGCTGGGGCGTGTGGCGGATTCCCTGCTGCGCATCCACGAGGGCAAGGCTGAGTTCCGCGAAGGCGGCTACGAGGATCACCAGGCCTGGGTGGATCTGGACCTCGGGGCTGAGGATGAAGCTGGCAGCGCCGAGCCTGAAGCCCCAGCCAAGAAGCCCGCTTCGCCCCAGGCCAAACCGAGCTCTGCGGTGAAGCCGCAGAGCCAGCCGCCGGTCAAGCCCGTGGCCATCGACAAGGACAAGCAGCGCGCCATCAAGCGCTACGAAAAACAGGTGGCCGAAGCCGAGGCCAAGGTGACCGAACTGGAAGCAAAACTGGCCGCAATCCAGCAGGAGATGGCCGCCATGGACCCCGCGGACTGGCAGGCCTTCAGTGCCAAGCTGGATGCCCAGAAGGCCCTGGAAGCCGATCTGGCCTACGCCATGAGCGATTGGGAGGCCGCGCAGGGCGCTCTGGAGGAAGCTCAGCGTTGA
- a CDS encoding SDR family oxidoreductase produces the protein MTAFRGAHVLITGAASGLGRLMALDAVQRGARVTLLDRDAKGLGLVCDEIQALKGDAEGFVVDLSSREAIQATCAEVLQSRGPVGILINNAGIVSGKPLLECSDEAIERTFQVNTLALFWMVRAFLPAMMAAGGGHVVTVASAAGLAGTSRLVDYSASKFAAVGFDESLRMELKRLGSPVRTTVVCPFFIDTGMFEGVKTRFAWLLPILKPDYVVRRVMGAIASNRARLILPRFVWTVPVVRALPPFLFDAVLSFFGVNRSMDEFVGRH, from the coding sequence ATGACTGCATTCCGTGGCGCCCACGTCCTCATCACCGGTGCGGCCAGCGGCCTGGGCCGTCTCATGGCCCTGGATGCTGTGCAGCGCGGGGCGCGCGTGACCCTGCTGGATCGGGATGCGAAAGGGTTGGGCCTCGTCTGCGACGAGATCCAGGCGCTGAAGGGCGACGCCGAAGGCTTCGTGGTGGATCTGTCCAGCCGCGAGGCCATCCAGGCCACCTGCGCCGAGGTGCTGCAATCCCGCGGCCCGGTGGGCATCCTCATCAACAACGCGGGCATCGTGTCGGGCAAGCCGCTGTTGGAATGCAGCGATGAAGCCATCGAGCGCACCTTCCAGGTGAACACCCTGGCCCTGTTCTGGATGGTGCGGGCCTTCCTGCCCGCCATGATGGCGGCGGGCGGGGGGCATGTCGTCACCGTGGCTTCCGCGGCAGGTCTGGCGGGCACCTCGCGCCTGGTGGACTACAGCGCCTCCAAGTTCGCCGCCGTGGGCTTCGATGAGTCCCTGCGCATGGAACTGAAACGCCTCGGCAGTCCGGTGCGAACCACGGTGGTATGCCCTTTCTTCATCGACACGGGCATGTTCGAGGGCGTGAAGACCCGCTTCGCCTGGCTGTTGCCCATCCTCAAGCCCGATTATGTGGTGCGCCGCGTCATGGGGGCCATCGCCAGCAACCGCGCCCGGCTCATCCTGCCGCGCTTCGTGTGGACCGTGCCCGTGGTGCGCGCCCTGCCGCCCTTCCTTTTCGACGCGGTGCTGAGCTTCTTCGGAGTGAACCGCAGCATGGACGAGTTCGTGGGAAGGCACTGA
- a CDS encoding LysM peptidoglycan-binding domain-containing protein, protein MSVQILATLLWGTATVHAPAQTPQAYVATAPIRAAESDSVRIQRLRVLVEAAEKALEAEDEDGAEARSDEADVLTADWSLDLLKQPEVQGLLQRLKEVQDQLSEEEEPEPEPGLKAPEEVVSISGEELRAELELVRSAEQGATYDFPIDLNDKVLTWVSLFSTTKRGFMENALGRASQYMPMIRQVFAEEGIPSDLAYLAVIESGFRNEAKSRAKAVGMWQFIRSTGRIYGLSGNAWVEERRDPVKATRAAARYLKRLYEITGDWYLAASSYNAGPLTLDRAIQNLGTRNFWDLARSRWLRTETKNYIPELCAAILIGRNPERYGVHIVPLTPYTYETVNVASMTSLSVLARCANTDAATLKALNPELLRGSTPPGAYLLRVPPGKALECLRQLAKMPAGKRLDFQTYTIRKGDTPAKVAKRFKLTPEDLLEANDLAAKQFKPGKRILLPPPPVLALEDRDLGSTPERAKALGDRPLAPLPAAPREVDEPTPRVSAEPAAAAPVPASAVQIPVTTPQVQNPVPPANKPESNHAESVAAKPIAPEPTKEATVIRAKKGDTLARLARAHQVPLGELLRLNPEARKALHPGDEVRLPGSAPRLAKATAPAAATLHRVQKGETLASIARKYGVDPKDLKVWNRLKGDRILLGQKMRVTPP, encoded by the coding sequence ATGTCGGTTCAGATCCTGGCCACCCTCCTCTGGGGGACAGCGACCGTGCATGCTCCGGCGCAGACTCCCCAGGCCTACGTGGCCACGGCTCCCATCCGAGCCGCTGAATCCGACAGTGTGCGGATTCAGCGGCTCCGCGTCTTGGTGGAGGCTGCCGAAAAGGCCCTGGAGGCCGAGGATGAAGACGGGGCCGAGGCCCGTTCCGACGAAGCCGATGTCCTCACCGCCGACTGGTCGCTGGACCTTCTGAAACAGCCTGAGGTTCAGGGATTGCTCCAGCGCCTGAAAGAAGTGCAGGACCAGCTGTCTGAGGAGGAAGAACCAGAGCCGGAACCAGGCCTCAAGGCCCCGGAAGAAGTGGTCTCCATCAGCGGCGAGGAACTGCGGGCGGAGTTGGAATTGGTCCGCAGCGCCGAGCAAGGCGCCACGTATGATTTCCCCATCGATCTCAATGACAAGGTGCTCACCTGGGTGAGCCTGTTTAGCACCACCAAGCGCGGCTTCATGGAGAACGCGCTGGGGCGGGCTTCCCAGTACATGCCCATGATCCGCCAGGTCTTCGCGGAGGAAGGCATCCCCTCCGATCTGGCCTACCTGGCGGTCATCGAATCCGGTTTCCGGAATGAGGCCAAGAGCCGAGCGAAGGCCGTGGGCATGTGGCAGTTCATCCGCTCCACCGGCCGCATCTACGGCCTCAGCGGCAACGCCTGGGTGGAAGAGCGCCGCGATCCGGTGAAGGCCACGCGCGCCGCAGCGCGCTACCTGAAGCGGCTCTACGAAATCACCGGCGACTGGTACCTCGCGGCATCCAGCTACAACGCCGGCCCCCTCACGCTGGATCGGGCCATCCAGAACCTGGGCACCCGGAATTTCTGGGATCTGGCGCGCTCGCGCTGGCTGCGCACCGAGACGAAGAACTACATTCCCGAGCTCTGCGCCGCCATCCTCATCGGCCGCAACCCCGAACGTTATGGTGTGCACATTGTTCCTCTCACGCCCTACACCTACGAAACGGTGAATGTGGCGAGCATGACCAGTCTCTCGGTGCTGGCCCGTTGCGCCAATACCGATGCCGCCACATTGAAGGCGCTGAACCCGGAGCTGCTTCGAGGGTCCACACCTCCTGGGGCATACCTTCTGCGTGTGCCCCCGGGGAAGGCACTGGAATGCCTGCGGCAGCTGGCCAAGATGCCCGCCGGGAAGCGGCTGGATTTCCAGACCTACACCATTCGCAAAGGCGACACTCCGGCCAAGGTGGCCAAGCGCTTCAAGCTGACCCCAGAGGATCTGCTGGAGGCCAACGATCTCGCGGCCAAGCAATTCAAGCCGGGCAAGCGGATTCTGCTGCCGCCGCCGCCGGTACTGGCCCTGGAGGATCGCGACCTGGGCTCCACACCCGAGCGTGCCAAGGCCCTGGGTGACCGGCCCCTGGCCCCACTCCCAGCGGCACCCCGCGAGGTGGATGAGCCGACGCCCCGCGTATCCGCCGAACCTGCCGCTGCTGCGCCCGTTCCAGCATCTGCGGTCCAGATCCCGGTGACCACTCCTCAGGTGCAGAATCCCGTTCCGCCTGCGAACAAGCCGGAGTCGAACCACGCGGAGTCGGTTGCGGCCAAACCCATTGCGCCCGAACCCACCAAGGAGGCGACCGTCATCCGCGCCAAGAAGGGCGACACCTTGGCCAGGCTGGCCCGTGCCCATCAGGTTCCCTTGGGAGAACTCCTGCGGCTGAATCCAGAGGCCCGGAAGGCGCTGCACCCCGGCGATGAGGTCCGTCTCCCTGGATCCGCGCCCCGTCTCGCGAAGGCGACAGCCCCTGCCGCAGCCACCCTGCACCGGGTCCAGAAGGGTGAGACCCTGGCTTCCATCGCCCGCAAGTACGGCGTGGATCCCAAGGATCTCAAGGTCTGGAATCGGCTGAAGGGCGACCGGATCCTCCTGGGCCAGAAGATGCGCGTCACACCTCCGTGA